The nucleotide window AGAGAATGGACAGACAGATGAGGTCATCCATACGAGGCTTTAGTAAGTCTGTGTTCTAATAATCAGTGGGTGGATTTAAGGCTCTAAATCTACTGTTGATTTCTGAATGGTCCATTTGAACACATCAAGAGGAGTCTCTGttcttccatctctgcttcctgtatcCACCTCCTCAGATAACCACCCGGTTCTCGCCATGTCCACCTGTCCATGAGGTAGACACTGGTCCTTGACAGGATGGTGAAGGGTGACCAGGCAGACTTTTGAAATGTGGCCTTAAGGCTTTGCAGACGCCACTGTCCCCTCTCACCGCTTGTTGCAGCCATGGTCAACCCCACTGTGTTCTTCTACATTGTGGCCAATGGCGAGCCCTTGGGCGGCATCTCCTTTGAGCTGTTTGCagacaaagttccaaagacagcagaaaacttccgtgctctgagcactggagagaaaggatttggatataagggttcttcctttcacaggattATTCCAGGATTCATGTGCCAGGGTGGTGACTTCACACGCCATAATGGCACTGGCGGCAGATCCATCTATGGAGAAAAATTTGAAGATGAGAACTTCATCCTGAAGCATACAGGTCCTGGCATCTTGTCCAtggcaaatgctggaccaaacacaaacggttcccagttttttatctgcaccaccaagactgagtggctggatggcaaacatgtggtctttgggaaggtgaaagaaggcatgaacattgtggaagccatggagcgttttgggtccaggaatggcaagaccagcaagaagatcaccatttccgactgtggacaactctaattcttttgacttgcgggcttcttacccgccagaccattccttctgtagctcaggagagcaccccagccccatctgctcACAGTACCCTGTAATCTCGGCTCtcactgaagttctttgggttccatattttcctcattccccttcaagtctagctggattgcagagttaagtttatggttatgaataaaaactaagtagaaaaaaaaagaaagaaatgtgccATTAAGTATTAGAACGAGTAGGAGAGTGCACCTGTGTTCTTACAGAAAAGACGGGAGTTGGGAGCACCACTACAGCTGGGTGGGAGAAGGGGACCCACGTGCCTACAGGTTGCCCTGGGGAACGAGGAGGAAACATGGCTTCCCAGTGCACTCTTGTGGTGAGCAAATACATGCTGGggtatgggagagagagagagagagagagagagagagagagagagagagagagagagagagagagagagattcatatCCTGTGGAGAGAGCCAGAACTAAAGAGGTGGAGATGACCATTGGGCTGAGGTGATCTCCAGGCCCAGGCTGCTGTCAAAGCCTATGTCTGGATTTGTTGATCTATGTTGATGTCATGGAACACAGAGAAGATAGAGCTGCACAGAGTTGGTCCC belongs to Microtus pennsylvanicus isolate mMicPen1 chromosome 8, mMicPen1.hap1, whole genome shotgun sequence and includes:
- the LOC142856553 gene encoding peptidyl-prolyl cis-trans isomerase A-like, with the translated sequence MSKNTVGLCRRHCPLSPLVAAMVNPTVFFYIVANGEPLGGISFELFADKVPKTAENFRALSTGEKGFGYKGSSFHRIIPGFMCQGGDFTRHNGTGGRSIYGEKFEDENFILKHTGPGILSMANAGPNTNGSQFFICTTKTEWLDGKHVVFGKVKEGMNIVEAMERFGSRNGKTSKKITISDCGQL